GGTATTACATGGATCAGTGGGGAGCAATGACAACCGGCTGGGTATATGTAAACGGACATTATTACTACATGGATCGGTGGGGAGCAATGCAGACCGGCTGGGTATCCGTAGACGGACATTGGTACTATCTGAATGCAGACGGAGCAATGGCAACCGGCTGGGTATATGTAAACGGACATTACTACTACATGGATCAGTGGGGAGCAATGCAGACCGGCTGGGTATCCGTAGGCGGACATTGGTATTATCTGAATGCAGACGGAGCAATGGCAACCGGCTGGGTATATGTAGGTGGCTATTGGTATTATCTGGATCAGTGGGGAGCAATGACGACCGGCTGGGTGCAGGTAGGTAACGATTGGTACTACATGAACTCTGATGGAACAATGGCAACTAATCAGTGGATTGGGGGCTACTATGTAGGTGCATCTGGCAAGATGGAATAAAGCATAGTGTAGAAAATTTAATAAGTATTAAATTTTAGCTAAAAAGGAGCTGTTGCTTCTACGATGAAAAATCGTGGAGCAATAGCTTCCTTTTTTTTTGTTTTATGTTAGAATAAAGGTATCGGAAACAAGATTGGGGATTAAAAGGAAAGTGTATGAGGGAAAAAGTAATGGAGAAGATGAAATTAAAGTATCTGGAAAAAATGGCAGAGCTGTACCCCACAATGGCAGAGGCATCTACGGAGATTATTAATTTACAATCAATTTTAAATTTACCCAAGGGAACGGAGCATTTTATTACAGATATACATGGAGAATATGAAGCGTTTTCTCATGTGTTAAAAAATGGTTCAGGTTCCATTCGAAGAAAAATTGATACTGTTTTTGGGCATACCATGAATAAACAGGAAAAGAAAAGTCTTGCTACTTTAATTTATTATCCAAAAGAAAAGATAGGGCTGATTAAGAAGCAGGAAACAGATATGGAAGAATGGTACAAAATTACCTTGTATCGTTTAATTGAAGTATGTAAAAAAGCTGCATCAAAATATACGCGTTCAAAAGTGAGAAAAGCTCTTCCAAAAGATTTTGCTTATGTTATTGAAGAATTGATAACGGAAAGATGGGATATTACAGATAAAGAGTCTTATTATGAACAAATTATATGTACTATTATTGATATTGGTCGTGCAGAAGAATTTATTATTGCCTTATCAGAACTGATACAGAGACTGGTGGTAGACCATCTTCATATTCTGGGTGATATTTATGACAGAGGGCCTGCACCTCATCGAATTATGGACAAACTGGAAACCTATCATTCTTTGGATGTTCAGTGGGGAAATCATGATATTTTATGGATGGGAGCGGCTGCGGGACAGGAATGTTGTATAGCAACAGTTATCCGAATTTGTGCCCGCTATGGAAATCTGGATATTTTGGAGGATGGGTATGGCATCAATTTATTGCCGTTGGCAACCTTTGCTCTCACATATTATAAAGACGATGCCTGCCAGTGCTTTAAAATTAAAGGAAATCATCAGCTAAATCCAGTTGAACAGGATTTGAACATGAAAATGCACAAAGCAATTTCCATTATTCAATTTAAGCTGGAAGGACAGCTTCTTATGAGAAGACGAGAATTTGGTATGGCAGACAGGGCGCTTTTAGACGATATTGATTATTCAGAAGGAACAATTCGTTTAAAAGGAAAAGAATATAAACTGTTGGACAGTTATTTCCCGACGATTGATGCAGAAAATCCTTATGAATTGTCAAGAGAAGAAAAAGAAGTTGTGGAGAGGCTGGTATCTGCATTTGTAAGCTGTGAAAAATTACAAAACCATATACAGTTTCTGCTGAAGAAGGGAAGTATGTATAAGATTTTTAATGGAAATCTGCTTTACCATGGCTGTATTCCCATGAATGAAGACGGCAGCCTGAAAGAAGTACAGATTTATGAAAAATCTTACAGGGGAAAAGCCCTGTACGATGTGTTGGAATGTTATGTTCGTAAAGCATTTATGGCACGAGACGGAAAAGAAAAGGAGAGAGGGAAGGACATGCTATGGTATATCTGGACCAGCCCGAACTCGCCTTTATTCGGCAAAAACAAAATGGCAACGTTTGAACGCTATTTTTTGGCAGAGAAGGAAACACATCAGGAAATAAAAAATCCATATTATAATTTTCTGGAAAGTGAAGAAATAGCAGAGCGGATTTTTGAAGAATTTCAGGTAAAAGGAGAAGGAAGACATATTGTAAACGGTCATGTTCCGGTGCACCATACCTCAGGAGAAAGTCCGATTAAATGTAAAGGGAAAATTCTTGTTATTGATGGAGGTTTTTCAAGAGCATATCAAAAAGAGACCGGTATTGCAGGATATACTTTAATTTATAATTCATGGGGGATGATTTTAGCTGCTCATGAACCATTTACATCTACACAGGATGCTATTACAAAAGAAAGTGATATTCTTTCCGACAGTATTTTAGTAAAAAGGGTGACAGAAAGAAAAAATGTAGGGGCAACAGATACAGGTGCAAAATTAAAAGAAAGGATAGCAGAACTGAAAGAGCTTTTAGATGCTTATAGAAACGGACTGCTGGTAGAAAAGCTATGAGAAATGAACAGATAAAAATCCAAGTAGAAGGTTCCGGAAAAGACGTATGTTTGGAAACTTATATTTTGGGAGATGTAATGGATGGTGCAAGGAATAGAAAGACACCGTTAGTATTGATATGTCCGGGAGGAGGTTATGCCATGACTTCCAATCGAGAAGCGGAGCCTATTGCTCTGCAGTTTAACAGCATGGGATATCAGGCAGCAGTTTTACGGTATTCCTGTGCTCCGGCAGTTTATCCTACAGCACTTTGTGAAGTGGCACAAAGCGTGAAGCTTATCAGAGAACATGCAGAAGACTGGAATGTAGATGCAGAGAAAATTATTGTTATGGGATTTTCAGCAGGAGGGCATTTGGCAGCCAGTTATGGTGTGTTTTGGAATGAATCATGGTTAACAGAGAAAATGCAGTGTGATAAGCAACTTTTAAAGCCAAACGGACTTGTTTTGTGTTATCCGGTTATCAGCTCTAAGGAGGAAATTGCACATCAGGACAGTATAAAAAATCTATTGGGAGAATCTTATCCGGAAATGAAAGAGCAGGTGTCATTAGAGGATAAGGTGGGAAAACATACACCGAAAACTTTCCTGTGGCATACTTTTACAGATCCTGTCGTTCCTTTTTGGAATTCTTTCCGATTTGCAGAAGCATTGGGAAAAGCAGGGGTTCCAATGGAATATCATTTATATCCGCAAGGAGGGCATGGACTTTCTCTTGCCAATGAACAGACAGCAAATGAAGAAGGAAAAGGTGTGGAAAAAGTATGTCAGAGCTGGGTTCCCCTTCTTCGTTCATGGATGCTGGAAAATTTCGGACTTTATTCGTAAAAAAGCCTTGCAATTATAGAAAAAATTGTGATATAATGCTTGCGTTGCTAAGTGCAATGTAGAAAATAACCACGCCTGTGAATTTCAACGGGGGGTGCTTAGAAAGTCCCGAAGGAGCAGAAGCAGGTGGAAGAGAAAACCAAAGGAGAGAAAAAAATGAGCGTTATTTCAATGAAACAGTTACTTGAAGCAGGTGTTCATTTCGGACATCAGACAAGAAGATGGAACCCTAAAATGGCACCATACATCTACACAGAAAGAAATGGTATCTACATCATCGACTTACAGAAATCTGTAGGAATGGTTGACGATGCATACAAAGCAATCGCTGACATCGCTGCAGAAGGTGGCACAATCCTGTTCGTAGGAACAAAGAAACAGGCTCAGGATGCTATCAAAACAGAAGCTGAAAGATGTGGAATGTTCTATGTAAATGAAAGATGGTTAGGCGGTATGCTGACTAACTTCAAGACAATCCAGAGCAGAATTGCAAGATTAAAAGAAATCGAAGCTATGGAAGCTGATGGAACATTTGATGTTCTGCCTAAGAAAGAAGTAATCAACCTGAAAAAAGAACTGGAAAAATTACAGAAAAACCTTGGCGGAATTAAAGAAATGAAAAAACTTCCAGATGCTATCTTTATCGTAGACCCGAAAAAAGAAAGAATCTGTGTACAGGAAGCTCATACATTAGGTATTCCGTTAATTGGTATCGCTGATACAAACTGCGATCCAGAAGAATTAGATTACGTAATCCCAGGAAACGATGATGCTATCAGAGCTGTAAAATTAATCGTTTCTAAAATGGCTGATGCTGTTATCGAAGCAAACCAGGGCGAAGCTGCTGATGCTGAAGAAATCTTCGTAGAAGAAACAGAAGAAGTTGTAGAAGAATAATCTTATTCAAAATGGAATAACTGAAGCTGTCATATAAAATTAAATTTTATGTGACAGCCTTATTCCGTATAAACGGTATTATACAGGAGGAATTTAAAATGGCTATTACAGCAGGAATGGTAAAAGAATTAAGAGAAATGACAGGCGCTGGTATGATGGACTGTAAGAAAGCTCTTACAGCAACAGAAGGCGATATGGATAAAGCAGTAGAATTTTTAAGAGAAAAAGGTCTTGCAACAGCTCAGAAAAAAGCTGGACGTATTGCAGCAGAAGGTCTTTGCCAGACTTTAGTTTCTTCAGATGAAAAACACGCAGTTGTTGTTGAAGTAAATGCAGAAACAGACTTCGTTGCGAAAAACGATGTATTCCAGGGATATGTAGCTCAGGTTGCAGAAGCTGCTATGGAAACAGAAACAACTACAACAGAAGATTTCCTTGCTTCTCCATGGAAATTTGATACAACAAAAACTGTAAACGAAGCTTTAGCAGCACAGATCGCTGTTATCGGTGAAAACATGAACATCAGAAGATTTGCGAAAGCATCTGAAGAAAATGGATTTATTGCTTCTTATACACATATGGGCGGAAAAATCGGCGTTTTAGTTGATGTTGAAACAGACGTTGTAAACGATGCAGTAAGAGAAATGGCTAGAAACGTAGCAATGCAGATTGCTGCTTTAAAACCACAGTACACAAACAGTTCTGAAGTAAGTGAAGAATATATCGCACATGAAAAAGAAATTCTTCTTGCTCAGATCATGAACGATCCAAAAGAATCCCAGAAACCGGAAAAAGTTATTCAGGGAATGATTAGCGGACGTATCAACAAAGAATTAAAAGAAATCTGTCTGTTAGATCAGGTTTATGTAAAAGCTGAAGACGGAAAACAGAACGTAGCTAAATATGTAGAAGAAGTTGCAAAAGCTAACGGCGCTAAAATCACTGTAAAAGGATTTGTTCGTTTTGAAACAGGCGAAGGAATCGAAAAGAAACAGGAAGATTTCGCTGCAGAAGTTGCTGCACAGATGGGAAACTAATTTATCAATCGTAAGACTGATAAAAAGCGAATTAAATAGCGTATTTAAACAGTTTCTGATTATTTTGAGTACAAACTGGGTAGGGAGTTGGGTAAAGAAGTTTACCCAACCTCTTAACGAGGAATTTGCTTGTTGTTTAAAAATAGAAAGGGAACGCTGTGAGTGTTAAGGGTATATTGCGAAAGTGATATACCCTTTATTCGTTTTAAAAATTGAATATGAAATATGGAGATTTGAGGATATGAAAAAAGTAAAAATTACAGTTCTTCACAAAGAATTTTACCCAGATTATGCAGATACATACCTGACGGATGGAAAAGCAGTTGGCAGATGTCCGTTACTGGAGGTTGGTGATGAATTTATTTATGAAGGAAGTGCAAAAATGCCGGAAGGATTTTGCCCATGGGCATGGATTGATATTTATCGCAGCGTGAGCGCGATGTCTTCTGGTTCCAGCTGTAAACCGTGGAATAATACAGATGGTCAAACCATTGTTTGTTGTACAGATGGTATAAGACCTGTGGTGTTTAATGTGGAGGCTATTGGAGAAAATGATGTAGATATTGAATAGCGTATATGCTTTAGTCAGTATCCAGAAATATTTATACATTTTATTAAAGTTGTCGAGTGTAATTTGCGATTATAAATTCAAAGTAAAGGCAAACAGGTATTATGTATAAATGTTCTGGATATCTTTGCTAAAGTATGAGTTTTTAAACATATTTCTTGTATAAAGTTGAAAGTGCTTGTAGAAGATTTAACGGTTACTTAAATACACATCCAACGCATCCATTTTTTTCAACGCATCTTCTTGCCCCAAATCATACATTTCCTGAATTTTCTCCAAATCCCTTTCAATACGTTTGATATCTACAAATCTGGAGGGCCTCAGCACAAAAATTTTTCCCGCAGCCTCCAAATCCTTTACCATATCCAACTGCTGATTATATATACGATATCGATTATTTATTGCTTCTGTCAGATACGGATATTTCCGATAATAAATTTTTGGAAGGAGTGTATTACTTTTCTTTTTTCGGTAGTCCTCCGGTCTTGTAAGAACCACAATATTTTTATCGCATCCCATATCCATAAGCTTCTCAATAGGAATACTGTCAGATATGCCGCCGTCTAAGTAACTTTTACCGTGTACAATCACAGGATTTGACAAAAACGGCATAGAACCGGATGCACGCAGATATTCCATCTGGTCTTCTTTTTTCAAATCATCGATTTTTATATATTCTGCTTTGCCGGTTGTCATATTCGTTACTACTGCGTAAAAATCTTCTTTTCCGTTTTTATAGGTTTCAAAATCAACAGGGTCTAAGTCATTGACAATTTTATTAAAACAGAAATCCTTATTCATAATATTTCCTGTGGTAATCAGTGAGTGAAAACCCATGTAATTTTTGCAGGAGGCAAATCTTTTATTATATCTCAAAACCCGTCCCATTTGTTTTGATTTGTAATTCATTCCAAATAAAGCTCCGGCGGAAACGCCGATTATAGTGTCTATGGAAATGTGATTTTGCATAAATACATCCAGTACACCGGCGGTGTATAATCCTCTCATAGCCCCGCCTTCCAGCAGTAATCCGGTTGTCATAGTTGTTCAGCTCCTTCTTGCTTCTTTTGATTTCTAATTTTATACTTTTAAGAATTGTAAAGCAATAGTTTTAAAACCTTAAATGGAAAAAATTAGGATTTTATACGAAAAATCCTCTAAAATTAAGTGAAAAAAACGAAAAAGAATATGTGTTTCCCCTTGCATAATTTATGGGATTAGTATAAAATGTACGTATAAGTGGTAGAAAGTGGTGGAAAGTGGTGCTAAATGGGTGGCTGATGGCAGAAGTACCTGTGAAGCGTCATAGAGAATTATAAAGGGGAGATTTATAGTTCTCACGAAAGAAGGTGACGTTCGTATGTTCATGGGAGAGTATAGTCATACAATAGATGTAAAAGGAAGAATGATTATTCCGGCTAAGTTCAGAGAAGAGCTGGGAGAAGAATTCGTACTTACCAAAGGATTGGATGGCTGTTTATCCATTTATCCCAACAACGAATGGAAAGCCTTTGAGGAAAAGCTGAAAGCTTTACCACTTAATGATAAAAATGCAAGAGCCTTCTTACGTTTCTTTGTAGCCAGTGCTACCATGTGTGAACTGGACAAGCAGGGGAGAATACTCGTACCGGGAACGTTGCGGGAATTTGCTGGTCTCAATAAAGACGTGGTATTAACTGGAAATCTTACGAGAATCGAAGTCTGGAGTAAGGAGAAGTGGTTGGAAAACAGCAATTACGAAGACATGGATGCCATTGCAGAAGGTATGCAGAGTATGGGTATTGTTATCTAAGTATGCTAGGAGAGAAAAATGGAATTTAAACACCAATCCGTATTACTGGAAGAAACCGTAGGGAACTTAAGGGTAAAGCCTGACGGAATTTATGTTGATGGAACACTGGGAGGCGGCGGACATTCTTATGCAATATGTCAGCAGTTATCTGCCAAGGGGAGCTTGATAGGTATAGATCAAGATGAAGCGGCAATAAATGCTGCGGGAAATCGGTTGCAGGAGTTCAAAGAACAGGTGACGATTATCCGCAGCAATTATTGCAACATGAAAAGAGAGTTACAAAAGATAGGAATTACATCTGTTGATGGAATTGTTTTAGATTTAGGGGTATCTTCTTATCAGCTGGACAACAGTGAGCGAGGCTTTACTTACAGAGAAGATGTCCCTCTTGACATGCGTATGGATCAGAGAAATCCCCGCACAGCCAAGAATATTGTAAATGAGTATAGTGAAAATGAGCTCTACCGCATTATTCGTGATTACGGCGAGGACAAGTTTGCGAAAAACATTGCAAAACATATCTGTATGGCAAGGCAGGAAAAAGAAATAGAAACAACGGGGGAATTGATTGAGATTATCAAACGTGCAATTCCCATGAAAATGAGAGCAGTAGGCGGTCATCCGGCAAAGAAAACGTTTCAGGCAATTCGAATTGAATTAAATCAGGAATTGGATGTACTGAGAAATTCGCTGGATGATATGATTGAACTGTTAAATGACCAAGGAAGAATTTGTATTATTACCTTCCATTCTTTAGAAGACCGTATTGTAAAAACGATTTTTAAAAGAAACGAAAATCCTTGTACATGCCCTCCGGGATTTCCGGTATGTGTATGCGGAAATCAATCAAAGGGGAAAGTGATTACAAGGAAACCAATTCTTCCAAGCGAAGAAGAACTGGAAATGAATAAACGCTCAAAAAGCGCTAAGCTAAGAGTGTTTGAAAGAGTGAAGCAGTAGGGAAAATGACCTGATAAGGGGAGAGTTTCATGGCAAGTACAAGGAACCGAAACAAATATAACAACAGAAGAGCGCAAAGGCGTGGAGCTTATTTTGAAGATGGAAATGCAGCCCGCCGTTTAGATGAGGTACCTAGTCAGCCAAAGAAGAAACTAAGCAGGACTGCACGAAAGAACCGAGTAAAAAGTACAAATATGGGACGGGGATATATGGTATTTCTTTCTCTGATTTGTGCTTTGGCAACAGGTGCGTGTGTGCATTATATTAAACTGACTGCAGAATTAACTGCAAAACGCAGCGCAGTAGCAGAAAAAGAGCTTCAGTTAAATGAGCTGAAAGCCGAGAATGATGCGTATTACAGTGATGTAATGACAAATGTGGACTTAAATGAAATTAAGGACAGAGCCATTAATGAGCTGGGTATGCAGTATGCAACAGAAGAACAGATTAAATATTACACACCGGGAAATAACAACTATGTGCGGCAATATCAGGATGTACCGGAAAATTAAGTAGGTGGAAGATTGAATAAACAAGAATCTCAAAAGAGGAAACTTACAAAAAAGATGAAATTAAAGCTGGCGGGGGTATTTGGAATAGCTCTGCTGGCTTTAGTCAGTTTATTGGTGGGAATTACGATTATCAATGCAAAATTCGGGAATAAGTATACGCAGCAGGTGCTTTCTCAGTCTCAGCAGCAGTATACCAATAAGACATTGCCCTTTAAAAGAGGCAGTATTACAGACCGAAATGGAACCATGCTGGCAAATAGTGTAAAAGTCTATAACCTTATTTTGGACTGCAAAGAGGTAAACGGACACGAAACCTATAAAGAGCCGGTAAAGGAAGCGCTGGAAACAGTTTTTGGAATTGAAGACAGTGAAATTGAAAATCTTTTGGAAAATGAA
The DNA window shown above is from Blautia hansenii DSM 20583 and carries:
- a CDS encoding fructose-bisphosphatase class III, which codes for MEKMKLKYLEKMAELYPTMAEASTEIINLQSILNLPKGTEHFITDIHGEYEAFSHVLKNGSGSIRRKIDTVFGHTMNKQEKKSLATLIYYPKEKIGLIKKQETDMEEWYKITLYRLIEVCKKAASKYTRSKVRKALPKDFAYVIEELITERWDITDKESYYEQIICTIIDIGRAEEFIIALSELIQRLVVDHLHILGDIYDRGPAPHRIMDKLETYHSLDVQWGNHDILWMGAAAGQECCIATVIRICARYGNLDILEDGYGINLLPLATFALTYYKDDACQCFKIKGNHQLNPVEQDLNMKMHKAISIIQFKLEGQLLMRRREFGMADRALLDDIDYSEGTIRLKGKEYKLLDSYFPTIDAENPYELSREEKEVVERLVSAFVSCEKLQNHIQFLLKKGSMYKIFNGNLLYHGCIPMNEDGSLKEVQIYEKSYRGKALYDVLECYVRKAFMARDGKEKERGKDMLWYIWTSPNSPLFGKNKMATFERYFLAEKETHQEIKNPYYNFLESEEIAERIFEEFQVKGEGRHIVNGHVPVHHTSGESPIKCKGKILVIDGGFSRAYQKETGIAGYTLIYNSWGMILAAHEPFTSTQDAITKESDILSDSILVKRVTERKNVGATDTGAKLKERIAELKELLDAYRNGLLVEKL
- a CDS encoding alpha/beta hydrolase → MRNEQIKIQVEGSGKDVCLETYILGDVMDGARNRKTPLVLICPGGGYAMTSNREAEPIALQFNSMGYQAAVLRYSCAPAVYPTALCEVAQSVKLIREHAEDWNVDAEKIIVMGFSAGGHLAASYGVFWNESWLTEKMQCDKQLLKPNGLVLCYPVISSKEEIAHQDSIKNLLGESYPEMKEQVSLEDKVGKHTPKTFLWHTFTDPVVPFWNSFRFAEALGKAGVPMEYHLYPQGGHGLSLANEQTANEEGKGVEKVCQSWVPLLRSWMLENFGLYS
- the rpsB gene encoding 30S ribosomal protein S2, with product MSVISMKQLLEAGVHFGHQTRRWNPKMAPYIYTERNGIYIIDLQKSVGMVDDAYKAIADIAAEGGTILFVGTKKQAQDAIKTEAERCGMFYVNERWLGGMLTNFKTIQSRIARLKEIEAMEADGTFDVLPKKEVINLKKELEKLQKNLGGIKEMKKLPDAIFIVDPKKERICVQEAHTLGIPLIGIADTNCDPEELDYVIPGNDDAIRAVKLIVSKMADAVIEANQGEAADAEEIFVEETEEVVEE
- the tsf gene encoding translation elongation factor Ts, with protein sequence MAITAGMVKELREMTGAGMMDCKKALTATEGDMDKAVEFLREKGLATAQKKAGRIAAEGLCQTLVSSDEKHAVVVEVNAETDFVAKNDVFQGYVAQVAEAAMETETTTTEDFLASPWKFDTTKTVNEALAAQIAVIGENMNIRRFAKASEENGFIASYTHMGGKIGVLVDVETDVVNDAVREMARNVAMQIAALKPQYTNSSEVSEEYIAHEKEILLAQIMNDPKESQKPEKVIQGMISGRINKELKEICLLDQVYVKAEDGKQNVAKYVEEVAKANGAKITVKGFVRFETGEGIEKKQEDFAAEVAAQMGN
- a CDS encoding TIGR04076 family protein, translating into MKKVKITVLHKEFYPDYADTYLTDGKAVGRCPLLEVGDEFIYEGSAKMPEGFCPWAWIDIYRSVSAMSSGSSCKPWNNTDGQTIVCCTDGIRPVVFNVEAIGENDVDIE
- a CDS encoding patatin family protein — translated: MTTGLLLEGGAMRGLYTAGVLDVFMQNHISIDTIIGVSAGALFGMNYKSKQMGRVLRYNKRFASCKNYMGFHSLITTGNIMNKDFCFNKIVNDLDPVDFETYKNGKEDFYAVVTNMTTGKAEYIKIDDLKKEDQMEYLRASGSMPFLSNPVIVHGKSYLDGGISDSIPIEKLMDMGCDKNIVVLTRPEDYRKKKSNTLLPKIYYRKYPYLTEAINNRYRIYNQQLDMVKDLEAAGKIFVLRPSRFVDIKRIERDLEKIQEMYDLGQEDALKKMDALDVYLSNR
- the mraZ gene encoding division/cell wall cluster transcriptional repressor MraZ, whose translation is MFMGEYSHTIDVKGRMIIPAKFREELGEEFVLTKGLDGCLSIYPNNEWKAFEEKLKALPLNDKNARAFLRFFVASATMCELDKQGRILVPGTLREFAGLNKDVVLTGNLTRIEVWSKEKWLENSNYEDMDAIAEGMQSMGIVI
- the rsmH gene encoding 16S rRNA (cytosine(1402)-N(4))-methyltransferase RsmH encodes the protein MEFKHQSVLLEETVGNLRVKPDGIYVDGTLGGGGHSYAICQQLSAKGSLIGIDQDEAAINAAGNRLQEFKEQVTIIRSNYCNMKRELQKIGITSVDGIVLDLGVSSYQLDNSERGFTYREDVPLDMRMDQRNPRTAKNIVNEYSENELYRIIRDYGEDKFAKNIAKHICMARQEKEIETTGELIEIIKRAIPMKMRAVGGHPAKKTFQAIRIELNQELDVLRNSLDDMIELLNDQGRICIITFHSLEDRIVKTIFKRNENPCTCPPGFPVCVCGNQSKGKVITRKPILPSEEELEMNKRSKSAKLRVFERVKQ